In the genome of Phlebotomus papatasi isolate M1 chromosome 2, Ppap_2.1, whole genome shotgun sequence, one region contains:
- the LOC129804497 gene encoding hsp90 co-chaperone Cdc37, producing MVDYSKWKDIEISDDEDDTHPNIDTPSLFRWRHRARVERMEEAQKEKEAFEAKKKETEKKFKELQSKLTQDPEIVQKDPELKQELERIEREKQELKKKEDELQKKERHTPWNVDTISKPGFAKTVINTKPSRPKEEDLTDEEREQRMKDFVKENEKLLKKFGMLRKYDDSKQFLAQHHVLVCENTANYLVIWCINLEMEGKKELMAHVAHQCICMQYMLELSKQLDVDPRACVSMFFSRIQVADLEYKKQFEDEVESFKERIRKRAAEKLAAAAAEVEEEERLARLGPGGLDPEEVISSLPEELQKCFETRDVKLLQDTIAKMNPEEAKYHMKRCIDSGLWVPDANKGASEDEGEDIYQEASSEPPKPATSTDDVD from the exons ATGGTAGATTACAGCAAATGGAAGGATATTGAG ATTTCTGACGATGAGGATGATACTCATCCCAACATTGATACTCCTTCGCTCTTCCGGTGGCGTCATAGGGCCAGGGTGGAGCGCATGGAGGAGGCACAGAAGGAGAAGGAAGCCTTCGAGGCCAAGAAGAAGGAGACTGAGAAGAAGTTCAAAGAGCTCCAATCGAAGTTGACACAAGACCCTGAGATAGTGCAGAAGGATCCTGAACTGAAGCAAGAACTTGAGAGGATTGAGAGAGAGAAGCAGGAGTTGAAGAAAAAGGAAGACGAGCTGCAGAAGAAGGAGCGTCATACTCCATGGAATGTGGATACTATTAGTAAGCCGGGCTTTGCCAAGACAGTGATCAACACAAAACCCTCACGTCCAAAGGAAGAAGATCTCACAGATGAGGAACGTGAGCAGAGGATGAAGGATTTTGTGAAGGAAAATGAAAAGTTACTGAAGAAATTCGGAATGCTGCGAAAATACGATGATTCTAAGCAATTCTTGGCTCAACATCACGTTCTGGTGTGTGAGAATACAGCCAACTATCTGGTCATCTGGTGCATCAATCTGGAGATGGAGGGAAAGAAGGAACTAATGGCTCATGTTGCTCATCAATGCATTTGCATGCAGTACATGCTTGAACTGTCAAAGCAGCTGGACGTTGATCCTCGGGCCTGCGTCAGCATGTTCTTCTCGCGCATCCAGGTGGCCGATCTGGAGTACAAGAAGCAGTTTGAGGATGAAGTGGAGTCCTTCAAAGAGCGCATCCGGAAGAGGGCTGCTGAAAAACTTGCAGCTGCAGCTGCAGAAGTCGAAGAAGAGGAGAGATTGGCACGCCTGGGACCAGGTGGCTTGGATCCTGAAGAAGTCATCAGTTCTCTGCCAGAG GAACTGCAAAAATGCTTCGAGACTCGCGATGTGAAGCTGCTGCAGGACACCATCGCCAAGATGAATCCCGAAGAGGCCAAGTATCACATGAAGAGATGCATAGATTCTGGACTTTGGGTGCCAGATGCCAACAAAGGCGCCTCAGAAGACGAAGGTGAGGATATTTATCAAGAAGCCTCGTCAGAGCCACCTAAGCCTGCAACATCCACAGATGATGTCGATTAA